GACGCCGCGCGCGCCCCGTTCTCGGAAACGTCGTACTCCGCGGTCGTCGTCTCGAACGACGCCGACTGGACGCTGGCGGCGCCGGCCAGCGCGAGTGACTCCGCCTTCACCTTCGACGTCGTTCCGTACGACGTCTTCCACTGGTAGGTGTTCTCGACGTTCGTCACGTCACCGGACCGGCGGCGCCGCGACAGCGTGACCGTCGCCTCGTCGCCCTGACCCACGTCCGTGAGCCGGTAGACGACGGAGTCGGTCCGGTCGCCGTCGGCGACGTACGAGACGGTGTAGATCCCGTCGGCGTCGTGGCGGACGCGCCCGTCGGCCTGTGCTGCCGCCCGGTCGTAGGCGTCGGTCCGTTCGAAGGCCGCGGCGGCCTGGAGCCGCGCCGAGTCCCCCGCTTCGGGGTAGCGCACGGGGTCGAACTCGGCGGTGACGCCGCCGACGCCGAGGGCGGTCACGTCGCCGAGGAACTTGATCCGCTCCGTGCTCCCCGCCGAGACGGTCGTCGTCAGCGTCTCGTGGGCGGCGTCCTCGTACAGGATCGCGTCCGTCGCGTCGATGGTGAACTCGACGGCGCCGTCGGCGGGCGCCGAGCAGATCACGCGCTTTTCCTCGACGCTGATCGTCGCGGTCGCATCGCCCTGTGAGAGCGACAGGAGGTTGCCGTCGAAGCGGGCCTCCGTGCCGCCTTCGGTCGCGGTCCCGGTGACCGTCCCGTCCTCGGCGCTGGCGGCGGTGCCGACGGCCTCGGCCCTGTCGCTGGTCTCGACCGCGAAGGACTGGCCGCTGCCCGAGACGGTGACGCCGCCGGGCATCGCCGACGGGAGCACCTCGGCGGCGTCGACCACGTCGCCGTTCTTCCGGACGCGCACGTCGCCGTCGGCCTCGAAATGCGTCAGCTCGCCCGCGTACGACAGCGTGACCGGCGAGGAGATCGTGCCGCGGAGCGTCCGGTCGTTCACCCGGTCGAGCGGGCCAGAGCCGTCCCCGCTCGCACCGCCACCGCGGGTGCGGCGACCGCGACCGCCCCCACCGGCTTCGAGCCGGCCGCTGGCGGAGATGTCGACCGACACCGACCCGCTGGGGGCGATTTCGACGGTCTGTCGGGGGAACGAGTCGACGTAGAAGGGCTCCCCGTCGACCCGGACCCTGGCGTCGCCGGCGAGGTCGAACGCCGTGAACTCCCCGGTGAACTCGAACGTGTGGGCGCCATCGGTCAGCGACGCGCTCGCCGCGCCGGCGTCGACGGCGTCCTCGGGCGCGTCGGTCGCGACCAGTACGCCCGAGACCGAGAACTCGTAGCTCGCCTCCCCCGAGGCGTCGACCGTCACCGTACGCCGGTCGCCCTCGGCGTCGAGCGACCCTCGCTCCGTCGTGTCGGCCATGCCGCCGGCCGCGCTGCCGACGCCGCTCAGGCCCGTGGCCGCCGCCGCGCCGGCCGCCCCGACCGATCGCAGAACGTTTCGCCTCGAAATGCCTTCTGATTCACCATTATTGTCTGACATCTACAACAAAATCTGTTGTCACGTATATATTAAAACTAACTAATTCTGTTTAGATTACTATTTTGTGGTGGATAGCTGATAGACGGGCGAGAAACGTACCGCAACAAGCTGGGTAGGACGGCCGGATCGCGGTGGAGCGGGTGCACAACACGGGGGTCAGCGACCGTCGCGGCGGACGACCCTCGGACGCGGCGACGGTCCCGCTCGCGAAGGGATACCGACCGGCGTGGCGTTCACTCCCGCTCCGATGCTGGAACCACATTGTAGATACCCAACCCTCGGACCGACAGTTCGTCACTTCACCTGCATACCGCGTCCCGAGGCGTCACGTATCGAAACCGATTAGCTATGGCCAACACAACGTGTCCTCATGCGCGAGTTCGAGTTCGTCCTCACCTACCGGGCGGGTGCCGACGAGTTGATGGACGTGTTCGTCGAGCGGCCGGGGCTCCGGGCGCAGACGGCGGCGTGTTTCGCGAACGACCGGTCGATGTGGCGGGTCGACCACGTGCTGGGGTCGCCCGAGGCGCTCGACGCCGTCGAGACGCACTTTCTCGACGAGACGACGTGCAACGAGTGTCTGGACGTGGCGGGCTGTACGTCCAGCCGCGAGTACCAGGTCGTCAGTTCCGACCCCGAACATCGCGTCTACTTCACGCGCCGCGAGGAGATCCAGCACTGCCACTCGATCCCCTACCTCGCCGTCGACCACGTCGGCGACGGCCTCCTGATCGAGGCCGAACGACGGGACGACGAGTACGTCTGGCGGCTGTTGATCCCGGACGACTGCGCCGTCGGCGAACTGTACGACCGGATCGACAGCCAGCTTCGCGACGGCATCTCGCTGGAACTCGGCCACGTCTCCGACCCGCAGAACTGGAACGGCGGCTTCGGCACAGCCGGTCTGTTGACGCCGGAGGAACGGGAGGCCGTCGCGAGCGCGGTCGAAGCGGGCTACTACGGCACGCCACGGGACGCGACCGTCGAGGACCTGGCCGACGAACTCGACACGCCACACTCGACGGTGCAGTACCGGCTCCAGCGCGCCGAGGAGAAGATCGTCGAACGCTTCGCGTCCGAGACGCTCTGACGGGCAAAAAAAGACGGCGTCGCCGAGCGGCTCAGTCGTCGACCAGATCCGCGACCATCCCGCTCACGTACTC
This DNA window, taken from Halosimplex litoreum, encodes the following:
- a CDS encoding helix-turn-helix domain-containing protein, whose amino-acid sequence is MREFEFVLTYRAGADELMDVFVERPGLRAQTAACFANDRSMWRVDHVLGSPEALDAVETHFLDETTCNECLDVAGCTSSREYQVVSSDPEHRVYFTRREEIQHCHSIPYLAVDHVGDGLLIEAERRDDEYVWRLLIPDDCAVGELYDRIDSQLRDGISLELGHVSDPQNWNGGFGTAGLLTPEEREAVASAVEAGYYGTPRDATVEDLADELDTPHSTVQYRLQRAEEKIVERFASETL